DNA from Evansella sp. LMS18:
CCTGGTGTCCTGGGGAAATATCACTATCTGCTCGGCAAGTACTTTTCATTAAACAACAACCTGGAACAATTCAAAGCAAACCTTGAAAAGGCAATTTCCTATTTTTCCAAAGCTGGAAATTTTAAAATGGCTGGGAAAATATCATTTGAGCTTGCCGAGAAAGAGAAGAATGAAACACACTACCGGAGATCAGCGGAGTTTTTCGACAAAGCATTCAAGGAGAAAGAGGAAGGAGGGATACAATGAAAAAGGCAGTCATTATCACACTACTGATGGTCCTTATGCTTGCAGTGCCGCAAGCAGTATTCAGTTCAGACAAGGAAGTACCTGATATGGATTCCGTGGAAGAGAATGAAAGCTGATTGAATGAAGCCGAACAAGAAGACACCTCTTATGCCACAGGGACATAAGGGGTGGATTTTTCGTAGCAAATTAAAAAGCACCTGCCCCCTTATTGGGGAAGCAGGTGCTTTATGTTTATTTAATTATTGAACCGACCGGACGGCTGCCTCTACATCAACAAGGCCATTGCCATAGTACCAGGAATCTCCAAGAGGGCTGGCAGTATTATTCAGCACCTGGCGGATCTGCTCGTTTGATAAGGATGGATTTGCAGCTTTAACAAGGGCTGCTGCTCCGGCAACATGAGGAGAAGCCATAGACGTCCCATTTAAGGAAGCATAGTCATTTCCGATGTAGGTGCTCAGTACGCTGACTCCCGGAGCGGAAATTTCAAGCTCTCCTCCTACACTTGAGAATGAAGCCCGGTTGTTATTTGAATCAATTGCAGCAACAGCCATCACGGAATCGTAGCGGGCCGGGTAGCCGATTGTATTGAACCAGGCGAATTCACCGCTGTTTCCGGCAGCTGCAATAAGGAGCACTCCCGCATTATTCGCATTGTTTGCGGCGGTTTCCAGGGCGCTGGAACCTGAGCTAGAACCAAGGCTCATATTGGCAATATCAATATCGTTGTCGATTGTCCATTCAATTCCCTGGGCGATCCCGCTTATTGTCCCGCTGCCATCTGCACCGAGCACTTTAACAGCGTAAAGATCCACATCAGGGGAAACGCCAAGAACCCCGTAATTGTTATCAAGAGCAGCAATTGTTCCGGCAACATGGGTACCGTGGCCGTTGTAGTCAATATAGTCCGGCTCCCCGCTTACAAAGCTTACACCCCCTGCAACGTTCAGGTCTTCATGATGTTCGATTCCTGTATCAAGGACGGCAACAGAAACCCCGCTCCCAAAGTTTCCATAGTTGTTCTGGACATCATCAGCGTTAATATGAGGGATGCCCCATGGCACATCTTGATTGTACGCTTCCACTTCCGCGTTTTCTTCGATAAATTCTATGTTTGGATTGTTTTGAAGTCCTTGGACTGCCTGCTCAGGAAGAGTGACTTCAAGGACATTCATATGTTGGAATTCATGCTTTACTTCCCCGCCTAATGCTTCAACCGCCTTGTGGTCCGGCCCGCCGCTGAACCCGATTAAATAGCTTCCATGGTCAGGTGAAGCGCTGGCCGACAGACCTCCTGCGAACAGTGCCGCCCCTAAAACGACAGATGAAAATACAGACATAAGTTTCGTTGATTTTTTCAATGTTTCCCCAGCTCCTTTTAAGATTTTTTCGATCTTTTACAAGTTACCACAAATGCGAGTTTGCTAGAGCACTTCGCTCGTTTTATGAGATTTATAGAAGAAATGGGAAGAAATTCAACTTATAAACGGGAACAAAGGAGGGGTTTTTGTCGAAAAATGTTGTGAATTTCATAAAAGAAATGAAAGAAACACCTGATTTTCATGATTAAAAACAGGAGTAAGCGGGTAAAGGGGTAGTTGTAATATATTTAATGTTTATTTTAAAAGCGGTGTTTTGCTTAATGTACATAGAATGGTAACAGTGAAATCTTTGTATGGTAGACGAACGTTTTGTAAAATATATTTATGACTAAACAATTTTCTGGGGGATCTAATGAAGAATGATAATGTGAAAATGCAGGTTGACAGCACTCAGTTCATCTGGGATAAAAATGAAGGGCTGTTCACATTCGACGGAGCTCCGGCTTTATTATTCTGGGACGCGGCAATCGAAGTTTTTCTCGAGACAATGGAAGAGGTTTCAGGGAAAGAAGCTTCTAAAACGGTGTATGAGGCAACTGGGTATCGAATGGGGACACTTGTGAGTGATTACTACGAAGGAAGAACAGATGTAGAGAACCTTCTTGAGGAATACAGAGATATATACAGGAACGCTGGCTGGGGAAAATTTAAGGTAATATCTTACTCCTTTGAGGAAAAAAGAGCGGTTATCCGGTTAACTAACAGCTGGGAACACCGTATTTTTAAAGATAAAAATAAGGACCATGCCGGGGTGCTGCTCCCGAGTCACTGGGCTGGAGTTTTCACCGGAATTTTTAATGAAAACATGTGGTACAGAATAAACCAGAGCCAGCTTAATGGCCATGAATATGATGAGGTTGAGATTTTTCCTTCAGATATAACTCCGGCTAACAACATCCACGAACTGGCAAGGGAAAAAGAACAGCAGAATATTATGGAACTGGAGCGAAAAGTGGAAGAAAGAACAGGCGAACTAACATCGCTCATAAAGGAACTGTCTTCCCCTGTCATTCCGGTGCTTGAAGATATTCTCGTTATTCCTATGGTGGGCAAATTTAATGAAAACCGGCTGTCAGATTTGATGGAAAAGGCAATGGTGGAGTTATCGAGGCATAAAGCAAAGTTCTTGCTCATCGATTTCACAGGCATTAAGAATTTTGATAATTATACGGTTCATAAGATTCACCAGCTGACGCATGCGATCAGGCTGCTCGGCGGCACGTGCTACCTGGTGGGAATTTCGTCTGAACTAAGTATTCACATAACAAATTCTGATATGGATTTGAGGGGCATCCAGACATTCTCCACTTTGCAGCAGGGAGTGGAGCATGCTATTGTTCAATG
Protein-coding regions in this window:
- a CDS encoding S8 family peptidase → MKKSTKLMSVFSSVVLGAALFAGGLSASASPDHGSYLIGFSGGPDHKAVEALGGEVKHEFQHMNVLEVTLPEQAVQGLQNNPNIEFIEENAEVEAYNQDVPWGIPHINADDVQNNYGNFGSGVSVAVLDTGIEHHEDLNVAGGVSFVSGEPDYIDYNGHGTHVAGTIAALDNNYGVLGVSPDVDLYAVKVLGADGSGTISGIAQGIEWTIDNDIDIANMSLGSSSGSSALETAANNANNAGVLLIAAAGNSGEFAWFNTIGYPARYDSVMAVAAIDSNNNRASFSSVGGELEISAPGVSVLSTYIGNDYASLNGTSMASPHVAGAAALVKAANPSLSNEQIRQVLNNTASPLGDSWYYGNGLVDVEAAVRSVQ
- a CDS encoding STAS domain-containing protein produces the protein MKNDNVKMQVDSTQFIWDKNEGLFTFDGAPALLFWDAAIEVFLETMEEVSGKEASKTVYEATGYRMGTLVSDYYEGRTDVENLLEEYRDIYRNAGWGKFKVISYSFEEKRAVIRLTNSWEHRIFKDKNKDHAGVLLPSHWAGVFTGIFNENMWYRINQSQLNGHEYDEVEIFPSDITPANNIHELAREKEQQNIMELERKVEERTGELTSLIKELSSPVIPVLEDILVIPMVGKFNENRLSDLMEKAMVELSRHKAKFLLIDFTGIKNFDNYTVHKIHQLTHAIRLLGGTCYLVGISSELSIHITNSDMDLRGIQTFSTLQQGVEHAIVQCGFELVRKKDNKTKHKFY